CTTGCACCACAAGTAAAATATGCCTTCAAAGATATTTCGCAAATAAGTAAAACATATAGTGTACCTACAATATTAATTAACGAAGGTGACTATGGAATTATGAATGTGAAAAAAGTCTTAAAATATATAAAGAATGAGCACAATCTAAAATAACATGCCATAATAATTATATTAAATTAGTTAGATAGAATATGTAGAAATGCTTATTCTATTTTTTTTTGACAAGCATTAATTTAAATTATTTTAAATTAGATAATTGATTAATAAAATGCCACAGTTATGTGGCAGTTTATTGAGTTAACATATATATCAACATACTTTATTATAAGTACATAAGGCAAAGCAAATAGTTAATTATAGAAAGAGGTAGTAGTAATGAGAAAAATCGTATTATTATGCAATGCAGGAATGTCTACAAGTGCTTTAGTAACAAAAATGAGGCAAGCTGCTGAAAAAATAAATTATGAATGTGAAATTAATGCATATGCAGCAGCAGAGGCTTCAAATGTAGCTAAAGAGGCAGATATTGTGTTCTTAGGACCACAAGTTAAATATATGCTAAGTGAAGTTAAAGAAAAAGTTAATCCAGTTCCAGTGGAAGTTATTGACATGATGGTGTATGGAATGATGGATGGTGGAAAAGTTATTAGTAGAGCAAAACAAATATTAGGAGATGCATAAATGGAAGGATTAGAATTAATAAGTTTCAAAATTATATCAGCAGTAGGAGAAGCAAGAAGTAATTATATTGAAGCAATTAGAGAAGCTAAAAAAGGAAATTTTGAAAAGGCCGATACCCTTATAGAAGAAGGGGCAAAGATATTTATAGAAGGTCATCATGCACATTTTGAATTAATTCAACAGGAAGCAAGTGGAAATTCAGTTATACCAACATTAATGCTGATGCATGCTGAAGATCAATTAATGAGTGCAGATGCATTTAAAATTATAGCACAAGAGTTTATTGATGTTTATAGAAATGCAAACTCTAAATAAAATTGTATTTAAAATATGGGAATTATGTTCCCATATAGATTATGTAATCGTATAAAAACTATAATAAGGTTTTAATACGAAAATATTAAAAGTTAATATTATTAACAATATTAATAATATATAAAAAAATAGGGGGAATTTAAATGGCTATTAATTTAGACAAAGTTCAAGAAAAAATACAACCAATAACAGCTGCAATTGGACAAAATAAATATTTGCAGGCCGTAATGAAAGGTATGATGATGATATTACCTGCTACAATAATGAGTGCCTTTGCAACTTTACTAAAAATATTTCCAATCCCTGCATATCAAAATTTCATCGCAAGTAATGGACTGGCAAAATATTTTGATGTGCCTATAAATTTTACAAATAACTTTATGGCAGTACTTGTTGCATTTGCAGTAGCTTATGCATTAGCACAAAGTTTTCAAGTTGATGCATTTCCAGCTGGATTATTATCTATGGTATCATTCTTTATTCTTACACCATATACTTTGGGAGAAATGGGGCCTATGGGGCAAGCATTTAATATTTCTAATCAATGGTTAGGTTCTCAAGGAATGTTTACTGGAATGATTGTTGCATTTGTAACAGCTAGATTATATGTGGCTATTGTCAAAGGCGGAATTGTTATAAAAGTACCTGACAGTGTTCCAGAATTTATTGCCAAATCATTTTCGAGTTTAATTCCAGGTATTATAATATTATCGATGTTTACAATTATTTCAGCAGTATTTAGCAATACTAGTTTCGGAAGTATACACACATTAATTTATACATTCTTACAAGCACCTTTAACTTCATTAGGTTCAGGAATTGGATCTGTTGTTATAGTTGCTGAATTAGCAGCATTATTATGGTTCCTTGGACTTCATGGTCATGCTGTTACATTAGGAGTAGTAGCTCCAATATGGCAGGCAATGGATGCTCAACAGCTTGCTGCATTTTCGTCAGGAAGTGCATTACCTAATGTTACAGGGTTTGCTTTCTTTATGACTTACACAGCAGGAAACTTATTACCATTTGCAATTATGTTAGCATTCATGGCTAAAAGTGCAAGATATAAAACTTTAGGTAAAGTTGCTGTTGTTCCAGCAATATTTACAATTGGTGAACCATTAGCGTATGGTGCTCCGTTAGTAATGAATTTTGCTTTCGCAATACCTTATATAATACTAGATGGTGTTATAATGGCATTGGCTTATTATTTCACTGTTGCTGGAATTATTCCACCAGTAGCAGGTGTAAATACACCAGCAGGTACACCGATATTTCTTTCAGGATTTATACAAGGCAGCTGGAGAATCGCTGTGTTTCAAGTTTTAGCATTTGTAATTAGATTCGTATGTTGGTATCCGTTCTTTAAAATGGCTGATAATACAGCGGTAGAGGAAGAAAGAAAAGTAGAATTAGAAACTGCATAATTTGAATAAGTTCTTATCTTATTAGGTATTTTGCTAAATTAAGATAAGAACTTTTTCTCAATTGAACAACTTATGATATTTTGGAAGGTTTTTAATAAAACTTCTAATTATACATAAATTAAATAATTGGAGGTAATTGGAATGATTAATGAAACTTATTTGTTATGGGAAAAAGAAGAGCATACTTACTCTGTTAAAGGTAACTTTATACCCAATGTCGTTACTTATATTCATGAAAAAGATACTGAATTAAGGCCAGCTATGATAATAGTTCCAGGTGGAGGGTATTGTGTAGTATCAGACACAGAAGCTGAAATTGTAGCAAAGGAGTTTTATAATAAAGGATATAATACATTTGTTGTTACGTATACAACAAATCTATTGATGACAACACCGTTAAAGTTTCAGCCTTTGAAGGATCTATCCAAAGCTGTTAAGTTTGTAAGAAAAAATGCAAAACAATTTTCTGTAGACCCTAATAAGGTAGTTATATGCGGATTTTCTGCGGGAGGGCATGTTACTGGAAGCTTGTCAGTTCATTTCGATGCAAGAGAACTAGTTCTTGATTCAGAATATGAAGGGGTAAACAATCGTCCAGATGCAGTGATCTTATCATATCCGGTTATTACTTCAGGAGAATATGCTCATAAAGGTTCATTTAAAGCACTTTTAGGAGAAGATGCAAATTTGAAGGAATTAGAATATATGTCGTTAGAAAAGCAAGTAAATAAGAATACACCTCCAACATTTTTATGGCAGACAGCAACAGATGACGTTGTACCAGTGGAAAATAGTTATTTATATGTAGAGGCATGTAAGAAACATGGAGTAACCTTTGAACATCATGTGTTTGGAAATGGAGGACATGGAATGTCCTTAGCTAATGAAGATTGGGCATCTGGAAATTTCGGTAGAGATTATACTATGGAGCAATATTATGAAAATATACAATTTATGATAGATAATAATATGGAATTGCCTTCTCCGTTTAATAAGATTAGAGAGATTTCTAAAGGTGCACGGGCTAGGGATGTAATCAAAGAAGAAATAAAGAAATTGGCAGTGCAGAAACAGAGACAATCTGATAAAGGAATTGCAATATGGCCAGAACTAGCTCATAACTGGTTAAAAAAAGTACTGAGCATTTAGGAGTGCATTAGGATTAGGAGGAGTTATCGAATATGGAAATGAGCAATATTAAAATTAATAATGAGGATTTATGTATAAAAGTAGATTCCAATTCATTAATGATAAGTTGGATTACAGATGTAAAACAAACAGCTTATGAAATTATAATAGCAAAAGAAAATGTTAATATTTATGAAGGCAACAAAGTAAGCTCTGCTGATAATATAATTTATATAAAAGATTTACAATTAGAGCTAGAAACAGAATATATAGTTTTAATAAGATTATGGAGTGAATTTGATAATTGTATTAAAAGTACAAAATTCAGAACAGCAGTGTTTGGTGACTTTGTTGGTAAATGGATATCAAATGGTGAAAAATTAGAAAATGAAATCGACTATTATAAGGATAATAGAAATTGTTTAATTAGAAAGAAATTTGATGTCAATAGTGGAATAAAGGAAGCTTTTTTATATATTGTTGGATTAGGATATTATAATGTATATATAAATGGCACAAAAGTTGGAAAGGCTGAATTAAATACTGATTGGACGAATTATTCTAAATGTGTTTACTATGATGTGTATGAGGTCAGTAAATACTTAACTAAGGGCGATAATATAATTTCTGTAGAATTAGGAAATGGATGGTACAATCCAGCACCATTAACATTGTTTGGAAAGTATAATCTTAGAGATGTATTAGACATTGGAGAGCCAAAATTAATTGCTGACTTAAGAATAAGCACAAATTCCAATGAAAAGTTGATTATAGCAACAGATGAATCGTGGGAAACAGCTAAAGGGGAATATCTTTTTAATAATATATATTTAGGTGAAAGATTTGATGCAAGATTAGTTAACGAAACTTGGAAAGAAGTAAATTCTGTAGATATTACATGGGAAAATGCTGTATTAACAACAGCACCAGGTGGGAAATTAAATGCCAGCTTTATTGAAAAGAGTGAAAAAACTAAAAGTGTTGAGGTTAAAAGTGTGACAATAAATGAAAATAAAAATGTATTAATAGATTTTGGAGAAACAATAGAAGGATTTATTGATATTAGATTTAGTGGAGAAGCTGGGCAAGAAGTAGAATTAATTTATGGAGAAAACTTAAACCCAGATGGAACAGTAAATGTAATTTCAACTCTAGCAGGATTCGTTGGAAGATTTTTTGGGGATGATCAAGTACCAGGAGGACCTGGAACGCCTAAAATTGCAGATCAAAGAGATCTATGTATTTTAAATGATGGGACAACACATTATGTAAATAAATTTACCTATCATTCTTTTAGATACGTTGAAGTTAAAGGAACAAAAATAGAAAATATTAATGAAATTAAAGCTATATATGTAAATACAAAATTAAAAGAAGTTGGTTCATTTGAGTGTTCAAATGAATTATTTAATAAATTATATTATGTTGCAAGGGATACAAAATTAAATAATATACATTCACTTTTTGAAGATTGTGCAAGAGAGAGATTTGGATATGGTGGAGATTTAGTGTGTTTAGCAGCTTCTCAAATGTTTATGTTTGATACAGAAAATTTATATGAAAAAGTAATGAAGGATTTTAGGTACGACATAAGAGAAAATGGAGGAGTTCCAGAAACAGCACCTTATATGGGAATAAAAAGTAATGGTACAGGAGATGGAGCAGGCCCACTTGGATGGCAATTAGTATATACCTATATAATTAAAAAATCTTATGAATATTACGGCAATGCAAGGCTTGTAGAAAGTGAATATAAGTATGTAAAAAATCAAGTGGATTACTTAATCAGTCTTGGTCTTGAGTATTTATCAAAATGCTGTTTAGGTGACTGGGGAAGTGTTGATGGTGTTGAAGTTAACAACAGAAAACAATCTCCTGCACTTGAATTTACAGCAAGTTGTTTTTACTATTATCACATATATTTAGTATCTGAATTTGCTCAAATAACCGGTAATGAAGAAGATTATATTAAATATAGAACTAAAGCAGAAGAAGTAAAAGATACGATTATTAGTATATATAAAAATGATGATGGTACTTATGCAGATAAAAGCCAAACAAGTTATGCATTTGCTTTATTCTTTGATTTAGCGAATGAACCTGAAAAGCTTGCAAAAGAATTTGCAGATAAAATAAAAGATAAAAATTATTATGTGACTTGTGGTATTTTTG
The window above is part of the Clostridium saccharoperbutylacetonicum N1-4(HMT) genome. Proteins encoded here:
- a CDS encoding PTS sugar transporter subunit IIB, whose protein sequence is MRIVICCSQGMSSSIFVRALRKEIKEENLKYTVASIGIFELSKYIDKVDVVLLAPQVKYAFKDISQISKTYSVPTILINEGDYGIMNVKKVLKYIKNEHNLK
- a CDS encoding PTS sugar transporter subunit IIB — translated: MRKIVLLCNAGMSTSALVTKMRQAAEKINYECEINAYAAAEASNVAKEADIVFLGPQVKYMLSEVKEKVNPVPVEVIDMMVYGMMDGGKVISRAKQILGDA
- a CDS encoding PTS lactose/cellobiose transporter subunit IIA: MEGLELISFKIISAVGEARSNYIEAIREAKKGNFEKADTLIEEGAKIFIEGHHAHFELIQQEASGNSVIPTLMLMHAEDQLMSADAFKIIAQEFIDVYRNANSK
- a CDS encoding PTS sugar transporter subunit IIC, producing MAINLDKVQEKIQPITAAIGQNKYLQAVMKGMMMILPATIMSAFATLLKIFPIPAYQNFIASNGLAKYFDVPINFTNNFMAVLVAFAVAYALAQSFQVDAFPAGLLSMVSFFILTPYTLGEMGPMGQAFNISNQWLGSQGMFTGMIVAFVTARLYVAIVKGGIVIKVPDSVPEFIAKSFSSLIPGIIILSMFTIISAVFSNTSFGSIHTLIYTFLQAPLTSLGSGIGSVVIVAELAALLWFLGLHGHAVTLGVVAPIWQAMDAQQLAAFSSGSALPNVTGFAFFMTYTAGNLLPFAIMLAFMAKSARYKTLGKVAVVPAIFTIGEPLAYGAPLVMNFAFAIPYIILDGVIMALAYYFTVAGIIPPVAGVNTPAGTPIFLSGFIQGSWRIAVFQVLAFVIRFVCWYPFFKMADNTAVEEERKVELETA
- a CDS encoding alpha/beta hydrolase — encoded protein: MINETYLLWEKEEHTYSVKGNFIPNVVTYIHEKDTELRPAMIIVPGGGYCVVSDTEAEIVAKEFYNKGYNTFVVTYTTNLLMTTPLKFQPLKDLSKAVKFVRKNAKQFSVDPNKVVICGFSAGGHVTGSLSVHFDARELVLDSEYEGVNNRPDAVILSYPVITSGEYAHKGSFKALLGEDANLKELEYMSLEKQVNKNTPPTFLWQTATDDVVPVENSYLYVEACKKHGVTFEHHVFGNGGHGMSLANEDWASGNFGRDYTMEQYYENIQFMIDNNMELPSPFNKIREISKGARARDVIKEEIKKLAVQKQRQSDKGIAIWPELAHNWLKKVLSI
- a CDS encoding family 78 glycoside hydrolase catalytic domain, which translates into the protein MEMSNIKINNEDLCIKVDSNSLMISWITDVKQTAYEIIIAKENVNIYEGNKVSSADNIIYIKDLQLELETEYIVLIRLWSEFDNCIKSTKFRTAVFGDFVGKWISNGEKLENEIDYYKDNRNCLIRKKFDVNSGIKEAFLYIVGLGYYNVYINGTKVGKAELNTDWTNYSKCVYYDVYEVSKYLTKGDNIISVELGNGWYNPAPLTLFGKYNLRDVLDIGEPKLIADLRISTNSNEKLIIATDESWETAKGEYLFNNIYLGERFDARLVNETWKEVNSVDITWENAVLTTAPGGKLNASFIEKSEKTKSVEVKSVTINENKNVLIDFGETIEGFIDIRFSGEAGQEVELIYGENLNPDGTVNVISTLAGFVGRFFGDDQVPGGPGTPKIADQRDLCILNDGTTHYVNKFTYHSFRYVEVKGTKIENINEIKAIYVNTKLKEVGSFECSNELFNKLYYVARDTKLNNIHSLFEDCARERFGYGGDLVCLAASQMFMFDTENLYEKVMKDFRYDIRENGGVPETAPYMGIKSNGTGDGAGPLGWQLVYTYIIKKSYEYYGNARLVESEYKYVKNQVDYLISLGLEYLSKCCLGDWGSVDGVEVNNRKQSPALEFTASCFYYYHIYLVSEFAQITGNEEDYIKYRTKAEEVKDTIISIYKNDDGTYADKSQTSYAFALFFDLANEPEKLAKEFADKIKDKNYYVTCGIFGMFMTYEVLNKYNHQDIIYKWINNRGDNTFYSMLERGQSTLSEYFIYGEPGSDNHAMYSSYIQWFYEGLAGINISKKTYGAKDVFIKPYFEKEIDFVKCRYKSIQGDIVSNWNRNENIISLHIEKPINLESCLLVLDKKYKQSLQEFKIEKEDEKYVYIDISAFNEEVNVKIYESYNA